A single Phoenix dactylifera cultivar Barhee BC4 chromosome 1, palm_55x_up_171113_PBpolish2nd_filt_p, whole genome shotgun sequence DNA region contains:
- the LOC103706034 gene encoding RHOMBOID-like protein 13: MGKPLLYEIWEKPASSCIIGICTAIWFYIQKKNIGYASVGLSYETAVEGHYWRIITSAFSHISMLHLVFNMSALWSLGVVEQLGYIGLGVEFYLHYTLVLVMLSGLLVLGVYHILIQKFKLEYFRRVTAVGYSCVVFGWMTVLAAKQPSSKLNLFGFLSLPISFAPFESLIFTSIIVPQASFIGHLSGIIVGYCIAWDLIHGMSNYWAISMLGWIILVFFLSLKRSGAFDLNFIEIESVTDSSLPTVGFLASGNGRTLQMDIFTGGGAELV; the protein is encoded by the coding sequence ATGGGGAAGCCACTCTTGTATGAGATTTGGGAAAAACCTGCAAGTAGTTGTATCATAGGAATATGCACTGCAATTTGGTTCTACATTCAGAAGAAAAACATCGGTTATGCCAGTGTGGGCTTGAGCTATGAAACAGCTGTTGAAGGGCATTATTGGAGAATAATTACATCTGCGTTCTCCCATATCAGCATGCTTCATCTGGTTTTTAATATGAGCGCTCTTTGGAGCCTTGGCGTGGTTGAGCAGTTGGGCTACATTGGTCTTGGTGTAGAGTTTTATCTCCATTATACTCTAGTTCTGGTAATGTTATCAGGATTGCTGGTCTTGGGGGTTTATCATATTCTGATTCAGAAGTTTAAGCTGGAGTATTTCAGGAGAGTGACAGCTGTTGGTTACTCATGTGTGGTGTTTGGATGGATGACGGTCCTTGCAGCGAAGCAGCCATCTTCAAAGCTGAATCTATTTGGGTTTCTTTCTCTGCCAATCAGCTTTGCACCATTTGAATCATTAATTTTCACGTCCATAATTGTTCCACAAGCAAGTTTTATTGGCCATTTGTCGGGAATTATCGTCGGTTATTGCATAGCTTGGGATTTGATTCATGGAATGAGTAATTACTGGGCCATTTCAATGCTCGGATGGATTATTCTTGTGTTTTTCTTGAGCCTTAAGCGTAGTGGAGCTTTTGACTTAAATTTTATTGAGATTGAATCGGTTACAGATTCTTCGCTACCTACTGTGGGCTTTCTTGCTTCTGGAAATGGTCGAACTCTGCAGATGGATATTTTTACTGGTGGAGGTGCGGAACTTGTATAG